The following DNA comes from Fusarium fujikuroi IMI 58289 draft genome, chromosome FFUJ_chr03.
TCGTAATTGTACAGTATTCCACTCGTACACGGTTGTATGCAGCCAAACCATTCCCCTGGTCTATCCTGTCTTTTGTAAATAACCGCCCATTCACTCATCATACTGAACTCCTTGCCATTTCTTCATGCCTGCATAGGCGCCATTGACAGAATCTTGCTCCATTTCTTGCGCTTCAGCTCAGCGCCAACAGCACCGTTGATACGTGAGCCAACGGGATCTCCAGACTTGTTCAGCAGCACACAAGCATTGTCGTCGAACTTGACGACTGAGCCGTCTCGGCGTTGTGTAGGGTATCGGGTTCGGACGACGACGGCGTGACGAATATCACCTCGCTTGACCTTGTTGGCGGCAGAGATACCGGCCATACCACCGGAGGAGCTACCACGCTGCTCCtgaacgacgacgacgacacgGTCACCTGAGGTTTGTTAGTCTGCTGTTGCATTATTTCGAGAGGATCGAGTGTGGTGTTTGTGGGGGTGTATCGTACCGATTCGAGCATGTCGTTTTTGGCCGACGACCAAGACGCATTCGACCAGGGCAGCGCCCGAGTTGTCGATGCAGTTGAGCATTGTCTGCCATGGTCAGTGAGCAAGTGATTGAAAAGATGGGAAGGATTGAAGTACCTTTAATTGAATCATCTTGGCTGTGTTCCGCGCGCGGAGGTTCAATACTCAACTCTCACCACGGTCTCACTCGGGatatcatcaatcaatcgcCCAACCTGTCGTTGAATTTTTGGACTAGGATCACGTGCTCACAGCCACAGTTGAAGCCACACCTCACTTGTTCGAGCGGAACCCATTGGATCTCAGCTGGGGTAAAGAAATCTGGAGATATCGTGTCGTCTTATCATGAGATTGTCTTTATGAGTGCATTTGAGAGTATAATACCGAAAGAGCATCTCTTTGATTCTGGTCTCTACTGTACCTCACTCCccaacaaacaacaaaggcCCTTTGATCATTGTATCCGTTCCATGGCTTGACAACTTGAGCTGAATTAATGTTTGAGAGTGATTTCCTAGGCCTACACAGCCCCACCGGTCGCCTGGCCAATGCCCCAAACCGGCCTCGATCCAGGGAAGAGGAACAAAGCAAGCCCCCCTAACCTCGAAAGCACCCGAGCGAGCTACAACCATGTCATTCCACCTTGAACATCACTTCCCTCCTTCAAGCCCGATTCCTTCAAAGGCACCCGCACCACGATCTTTTGCTCACCCAAGTCTCAGCCTCGTCTGTCTTTGTTCCGTCGATAAACGCTCCTTACCTATTTAGAGAGACGGAACCTATGACGTTGCGGCAGTGAGTTAGCGAAATCCAACATAAAGCGCTTAACTTTGGCTTCTATCTTTCCAACTTCTGCGCATTGCTCTGCAAGATTCGAAAGACCTCGATTGTGGCATCTTTTGGCAAGGCTCTCATATACTGGACCAAGGATCTACATCTCCGCTCTTTCTCGCTCGGACTTTTACAGCTAGTTTCGAGGGACACGTACGCTCTTTTATTCCTTGGACGGCAGCTTTACACAGCAGGACTGGCTTGGGAGTGAATTCATATTAGGCAAAATGCCTCCATCACAGAAAGCGGCTGCCAAAAAGCCGCGCATGACGTTGGCACAAGTGTCAGCATATGATGACATTCTCACTGACGCCCTGGTCGATCATGTGAGTGGTTTACGGCTGAGCATCGCTCATGAGGCAATGCGACTCTAACACAGGCAGGTCTTTTACTGGACAACGGTCCCCAAAAACCGCACATCATATCATCCATCCAG
Coding sequences within:
- a CDS encoding probable 50S ribosomal protein L14 yields the protein MIQLKTMLNCIDNSGAALVECVLVVGQKRHARIGDRVVVVVQEQRGSSSGGMAGISAANKVKRGDIRHAVVVRTRYPTQRRDGSVVKFDDNACVLLNKSGDPVGSRINGAVGAELKRKKWSKILSMAPMQA